One region of Corynebacterium capitovis DSM 44611 genomic DNA includes:
- a CDS encoding M20 metallopeptidase family protein — protein sequence MAENTLDALYERIDEAASDIAADVVEWRHHIHQNPELSNREEDTERYILERLEEFGIEDVVSGIAGHGVVAKISGGDSDGRTILLRADTDALPVKENSGEEFASEKVDKDYPGGPFPVAHACGHDTHVAMLLGATKILNDLRDEINGDILIVFQPAEEGPPPGEDGGADQMVAEMEEQGLFDPAPTMAFGIHIGPGPVGSISYTRGIQNAASETVKITVVGEQVHGSTPWQGIDPMPAVGDILSDIGQIYRQIDVQERFSITLGHIVDQGRFNIVGNQVEIWGTVRTLSTAVLEDVNARIERYVTNIAAAHGCEGSVEFLDEIPPVVNAPEWIDAIIPTYDRVAGDNPVAEIPAGMGYDDVSEFISRFGGVYALLGGQDVVLTEDGGIEKSNEDSRGLVPNHSPKFYVNDEALEYGVRLHAHVAVDHLLGDLNAEATGTEEEA from the coding sequence ATGGCGGAAAACACCCTTGATGCGCTGTATGAAAGGATCGACGAGGCCGCGTCCGATATTGCGGCCGACGTCGTCGAGTGGCGCCACCACATTCACCAGAACCCTGAACTGTCTAACCGGGAAGAAGACACTGAACGCTACATTCTCGAGCGCCTCGAAGAGTTCGGCATCGAAGATGTCGTGAGCGGGATTGCGGGCCACGGTGTCGTCGCCAAGATCTCTGGCGGCGATAGCGACGGTCGCACGATCCTGCTTCGCGCCGACACCGATGCCTTGCCGGTGAAAGAGAATTCCGGTGAGGAGTTCGCCTCCGAAAAAGTTGACAAGGACTACCCCGGTGGCCCTTTCCCCGTCGCACACGCCTGTGGGCACGACACCCACGTGGCTATGCTGCTGGGCGCCACAAAGATCCTCAATGACCTGCGCGATGAGATCAATGGCGACATTCTGATCGTCTTCCAGCCCGCTGAAGAAGGACCGCCCCCAGGAGAAGACGGTGGCGCCGACCAGATGGTGGCGGAGATGGAGGAACAGGGTCTTTTCGACCCAGCGCCGACGATGGCATTCGGAATCCACATCGGGCCGGGCCCGGTTGGGTCGATTAGCTACACCCGGGGTATTCAAAACGCGGCCTCCGAAACGGTGAAAATCACGGTGGTGGGCGAACAGGTCCACGGGTCTACCCCCTGGCAAGGCATTGACCCGATGCCCGCTGTGGGTGACATCCTGAGTGACATTGGTCAGATCTACCGGCAAATCGACGTCCAAGAACGCTTCTCCATCACACTCGGCCACATCGTGGATCAGGGTCGATTCAACATCGTGGGCAATCAGGTTGAGATCTGGGGTACCGTGCGCACCCTGTCCACCGCAGTGCTCGAAGACGTCAACGCACGCATTGAGCGCTACGTCACGAACATCGCCGCTGCCCACGGTTGCGAAGGCTCCGTCGAGTTTCTCGACGAAATCCCACCAGTAGTCAACGCCCCGGAGTGGATCGACGCGATTATTCCGACCTACGACCGCGTTGCCGGGGACAACCCCGTGGCCGAAATTCCCGCTGGAATGGGCTACGACGACGTCTCTGAGTTCATCTCCCGGTTCGGCGGTGTCTACGCGCTGCTTGGGGGTCAAGACGTGGTCCTTACCGAGGACGGTGGCATCGAAAAGTCCAATGAAGACAGCCGCGGCCTCGTACCAAACCACAGCCCGAAGTTCTACGTCAACGACGAGGCCCTCGAGTACGGCGTTCGCTTGCACGCCCACGTCGCCGTGGACCACCTCCTGGGTGACCTGAACGCCGAAGCGACGGGCACCGAAGAGGAAGCCTAG